Within the Musa acuminata AAA Group cultivar baxijiao chromosome BXJ2-9, Cavendish_Baxijiao_AAA, whole genome shotgun sequence genome, the region ttgatattgtgaagaaaatgcaaacttgctagaaaatctcacatATATGCATCATGTaagaagtccttcgtagctttatatgattacatgatgaatggttacaaacactatcatacaaacttgttgatgtatgtcatgccttgacataattcttgaagagatacatcatgataggcatcatgatgggagcattgataagtttaactgatctaacttatcaatgcgtcacttgaattcttaggtcttgaattcaaggttgacttatctcaactatggcatatagatagggggagttaaggataactcctttatcaattgattgtcatcatcaaaaagggggagattgttgaatctcggattttgatgatgaagtcaattgtcatttgttatctaatctatgtgttgagataagtgtgcaggattaactacgatgagattaagacaagcagcaggagttgccccggagtcaagatcatgatcacgttgggagttcgagagttcgacggaagttcggacggtcgtcggaggttcagagagaacagatccgagaagtccagaagcttgccaagcgaagctcgtcggaactcgccaagtggatcgtcgcaaagtccaggagtatgccggatgtccgcagaaggatcaccgagggttatcggttgatcgacggaagttggtcggaaactcgccggaagaagcgattgacgcatcggtgcaaagctgcagaagttgtcttagagataatcgtagttagcacgatgattaagcaggaaaatgggaggtgatcccattagcttaatcttggggcaattgggcccctgaaaagattcaagtgggtcgaatggagtgaaccattcggaccctgattgcaccaggaggtgcaaccgccccagccaggaggtgcaaccgcctgggctgaggggttgagaggtgcaaccgccccagccaggaggtgcaaccgcctgggctgaggggctgggaggtgcaaccgccccagccaggaggtgcaaccgccagggctgcacggctgggaggtgcaaccgctccagccaagaggttgcaccgccagagctcaagttccgagctctgccaggcgatgcaaccaccaagctcagtcttcgagctttggcagagtggtgcatcagcctgagctcagtctcgagctttgccaggtgatgcattcaccaagctcagtcttcgagctatggcagaatggtgcatcagcttgagctcagtttggagctctgccaagtgatgcaaccaccaagctcagatttcgagctctgccaggtgatgcaaccaccaagctcagtcttcgagctctgccaggtgatgcaaccatcgagctcagtcttcgagctctggcagagaagaagcaatcggcagagctcagtcttcgagctctgccaggcggtgccacctctccagtcgagaggtgcaaccgcctgatcccagaattctgggatttgatcgatttgatcgttttgagctcgaattttgaattgggttggggcctataaataccccacccattcagcactggaaagacacagacctataccaaaattgtgatcttttctgtgattctaaagagctcaaaagtgttgtaaagccttgagtctcctccttctgttcttcaagttttcaactgtaaagtgaggagagaaaggtctgtaaaggttgtctcctaagcctgtcaaaaggagagaaactgtaagagggaagtttggccttcgcccattgaaggaaggcagctagttgacgtcggcaacctcatcggtggaggaagccaaaagtggagtaggtcaaggctgaccgaaccactctaaatctctggtttgcgtttaatttcgagcactttatcattactgcaaacctccctcatcactactgctctctgcgctttcacgaacaagttctaagtgctgttcttccaaatctggattcagacgtaaactcgtattttcgtacattacagtttacgtttacgtttgattctgcagaactggtttccgcgcttttacgaacgagcttccttgcagtttacgcttacattttaatcctatctgattttacgaacgagtttcaacatttagacgtaaaactgcattcggacgtaaatcggctttcttcgctcaatcatcagatttcagtttacgtttacgtcttgatttcaactgcatactgccttctgcgaatatacaaacgagtttcaaagtttagacgtaaatctgcgtctagacgtaaaactgcgtttagacgtaaatctgcgtttagacgtaaatctgcgtttagatgtaaaactgcgtttagacgtaaaactgcgtttagacgtaaatctgcgtttagacgtaaaactgcgtttagacgtaaatctgcgtttagacgcaaatctgcatttagacgcaaaactgcgcttagacgcaaaactgcgcttagacgcaatctgcgcttagacgcaaaactgcgcttagacgcaatctgcgcttagacgcaaactgcacttagatacaaactgagaatttgcttttgcatcataatcgtttttgaacgaacgcagctttttgtttttaaattgttaataagatttccgctgcactaattcacccccccccctcttagtgctcttgatcctaacagcaacaTCTCTCCATTCTTATTGTTTATGAACAAACTTGTAACAACTtgatttttgttttcatttttctaTAATTTACGATTGTatgttatattcatgatatacatatatatatatatacatatatacatatgtatatatatatacatgtatatatatatatacatatatacatatatatatacatatatatatatatacatatatatatatatatacatatatacatatatatatacatatatacatatatatatatatatacatatatacatatatatatatatatatatatatatatatatatatatgtatatatatatatactatgttAGATTCAAATCGGGCTATTTACATATTATTCCATATAATTAGTTACATTTAGTATTTTGATCCCTATActtcaaaaaattatattaatatcttaTAATTTTGAAAGTAAAATTTTTAAGTCCATTTACCATAGCATCGTTAGTTTTATcaattaaaatatgaaaataaatgataaaaaaataattttaatatttcaattgatgGTGACGGACGATGTCAGTAGTGGCAAATGACGACACTGATGCGGGGCCACTTTGTATTTGCATCAATATTGACGTAGTTGTCAAGCGACGAAAGAACCATTGATGCAAATACCGAGTGACGTTGCTCTGCTTTTGGGTTAGCATTGACACAAATGCAAAGTAAGCTTCGGTGACGCTATCATCCGTCATCACTAaattgaaacattaaaattatcttgttgtcttttattttcgtattttcattggtaaaatcgatgattttaggataaatagatctaaatatttcactttcattacTATATaaatgctaatataatttttttaaaatatagagactaaaatactaaatataactaaaggtaatttataattaatcattcaaattctgATGAGAAAGGGGACCATGACAACTCAAATACACCGTGAACTATAGGTTATTCTTCACTTCTTTAAATCAATGTggtcctctctctctatctctctgtcTATTATTTATGAtggtttattttttaataaaatattaataatttattaataaaagatatatatatatatatatatatatatatatatatatatattattgctttCCTTGCATGCGATAATaatcaattatttaaaaaaatcatcaagaaaaTGTTCATTGTTTTATGGATTAGGAATAGAGTGAAAAAGATAGAGCTAAAAGTGAAAATATAGAATCCAATTGATATAAATCTCTCTTTTTTTCCCCAATCTAAAATTGCACTGCACAGAAGAATAAATATAATGTTAACATGATGTGCACATACAGTGTTGTGAAAAATAATCACAAAAAGAATAATTACTTTTCACATatgttgatctttttttttctctctctttatatatatatatatatatatatatatatatatatatatatatatatatatgatttttatttttgagtAAATGGTTTTTTATGATATAAAAGATGTGTCGGCAGTGAAGACTATTAAATGGGGACATGAGGAGTTGTCTTCCTCCTCCCAAGTCACAACATTGGCATAGGGCTCATCAAAAGCAAGCCCACCTCTTTATTGAATGAAGAAGAGCACTGTATTATCCACATGATTAGTATGATCTTGTCCTTTTAAATTATTTGAAGAGGCACTTGAGGAGAAGAGGAACAAAGAACTGAGAGTTTCAACTTTGGATATTTAAGACCTCAATCATAACCCTTTCTTATTCAGTATTtttcatcatataaattatatattcaaCCATTTCAGGAATTTGAGCTCAATAAAGGCAAAGACATCATCATCCCTAGATGTAGATAGATGGATACTTTTATGTTAAATAGAAGTGAGAAATGAGAATGAGTTCAATTGGGACAATCATATTTTGGGTAGACTAGAGCCTGATCAACCAATAAACTAAGAtgatcttaatcctaattaaaacttattattaaaaatatatatttagatattcAATCAAACATAAAGTCTCACCCGATAAACTTATAATTAGATTCCCATGAAGGATATCTAATTAAAATCTTGATCGAATTCGGATCGGGTTATCGATTTATCAAGCTCCATCAACACACCTTTCAATCATTAAGCGGTTCGACAAAGGACATCAATCATAGTGCACTACTTAGTCTTGGTTAATCATGAACAATATCAATTTGGTTTTCCTACCCAAACCATACACATATAATGATTGCATGTGAGACTGATGTATATGAGACGATGGGGTGGGAGTTGGATTTGGTCCACCCTCATGCCCTTGAGGTGGTGCTCAGATCTGTGGGAATAACTCTGTTCACGGGTAACCTTTGCACACACTAACAAGCAACAAAACACGTTGTCGGCAAAAGAGGCCATCCAAGTGTCATGACTTCTTTGGCCTTTAGGGTGATTAGATTAACTTTATATGGTCATGATACATATAGTGTCATCTACTTGTTGgtaaataaatataagaaaagaaTATTAATGCATTTTTTATTGTAGTTTTTTTGTTTCCAATTTCTTTACTAGAGGTTACTTGATAGTTTGTAAGGTGAGACAAATGTacgatttttttcttttatccccttaaaagtaaaaatataagttatttCTCTTCATATTCTTTATTTATAAGGTGAATGCAAATGACATCGATCCATTATAGTCCAACCAAGTATCAATTTATTTATTACTATCGAATAAAATCGGAGCTAGTAGTACCATATCGATATGATAGAATACTAAAATTTACGTCGAACTAATATTTAAAATTCTGATTTTATTTTTGCTCCGGTTTTGTTGTATGTTGATGTTTTACAAGAGCAACTTACTTTTGAAAAAGTAATTACaaataaaaatgtaaattttttttattgatatagGAAATTTTGGCTAATAATATAGTGTACTTAATTTCATTTCCTCTGTAAAAATATATCTATTAGATTGgggataaaataaaattttagcatGAGGAGGGTTGGAAGTATTAGTTTCCTTTGGATAAGGATTTATTATTGGAACTTGGCAAGTGAGTGGCACATTCTTATTGTCCTTCCCCACTATTTAGGTGTGTGGAATTCAGTCCTATTGGTTGTATATTAAGAATTacatttcttttcccttttttttttcttttcatccaTAGGCAAAAATTAGATGATATCATTTAATGAGATAAGAGGGTCCAGCATTTAATGTTAGTAAGTAGATAGCAAGGTTTTGAAATCGAATCCTAAGCCCACCACGTACCCTTcaccaaaagacaaaaaaaaaatcaaattaaatgtgaataTGAAAGAATAATTAGGAAATTACTTTAAATCCAATGATCAATTATAGAATAATTTGGCATTTTTAAGTTATTTGGATGATTAAATCTTTGGTTATAATTGGAACTTATAGTCACAATATTAGGATTTTTCTGGGGGGTCAGGAAACAAATATCTGTTGATGTAAGCTACAGTTGAGAACCCCACACAGGAATTCATTAGAGTTGAACCCCATAAAAGTGTCAATATTAGAATTCATCACAGGTGAATTCTGCATAGTTCCTTATATGAAACAGTAACACAAGGCACAATAATCATTTCACTCATCAAAAAGTTGGCCAATCTGTTCCTTGCAGGCTTGCCTGTAAGATTGCTGCCCTAAATGCAGCAATCCAGTTCCCATGCCATTATTATTGAATGCTTTGGACCTTTTGGTGGCCTGCTGTCAAGTTCTAACAACATACTTACAGCTAGATATAATGAGTTAGATGCCTGGATCTACTTTCTCATGGCCCAATGTAGGAGGGGTCAAAAGCAAAGATGTGGGTGATGAGCAGCCATCTGATAGGTCAAGCAAGTCTTACATTAGTTATTGGTCTGTATCCATGTCGAGTTATCTTATAATCCATAGAATACACTTGCTCTGAGCTTCCCTTTGCCCTACACACAGCCAGCCATCCACCCATGCCCAGCCCTCCCCACTCCTCCACCCCCTTTCCCTTGCTTCAAGGCAAGTGAAAAATAGTGATGGTGAGGAGGTAGGAGAACCACAGAACTTCCTCTTCACCAACCTTCCATTGGGGCTTCTGGATCTCACCATTCCTTCCTTCCACATCATTTCCACCCAATCCTTCAAGTCCTTGTCTCCTTCTAGAGTTCCCTATCAGTATATCCATCTCTTAGGAGCCTTGTGGTGATAGGAGCCATTAAATCTTCTTCCACTTCATACCAACTGCATTGCCATATATTTCCAAGATCCAAGCATTTGACTGCAGTGTGTCACTGAGGGCATAGGCTCTCTCCATGgctctcctccttctcctcctctcctccatcCTGATCTCCATGCTGCATTGGAGCAGTGGTCAGCCTTCTCCTGGATACTACCCGAGCCACAGGTTCAAGCCTTTGCCTGGCTTCTACCATGGGTACAGCAACCTCTGGGGGCCTCAGCATCAAACAGTCTCCGGAGACCAGTCCTCAGCGACCATTTGGCTCGATAGGAACTCAGGTTTCCTCACTCTACCTCCAGGAACTCCATCTCTATCTCGTCATGCTAATCCTGCTCATATTCTACTGGTGACAGGAAGCGGATTCAAGTCGAATCGCCCTTATCGAAGTGGGTATTTTGCGGCATCCATCAAGCTCCAAGCTGGATACACTGCAGGAGTGATCACTGCTTTCTATGTGAGGAGGATTGAGCCTGGACAAAATTATATTACAACATTAAAATGTTACCTTGCGTCGTTTGTTTGACAATGCTGTTGCTGAAATCGTTGGACTGCAGCTTTCTAATAACCAGGTACATCCTGGGTTCCATGATGAGGTGGACATTGAGTTCATGGGGAATACTCCAGGAAAGCCATACAGATTGCAGACCAATGTGTACATCAGGGGCAGCGGCGATAGTAGATATGTTGGGAGGGAGATGAAGTTCCACCTTTGGTTTGACCCGACTGCCGATTTCCACAACTATGCCATCCTGTGGAACCCAGACGAGATCATGTAAGTAAATCACCTGTGTCAACTGGGACTCCTTTTGATTCATTTTGGCTTGAACTCTTGACCTCCTCCTGATCTTGTTGGACATGTGATTACTTGTCTTTCCCAACTGCAAGTCTGGGAATATAAAGATTAGTTCACCTAAATTTAAGAACCCAATGATAAACGAAAGAGAAGTTCCCTTCTTATCTTCTTGTACAGTAGTAAATAGTGTTTGCCATTGAATGCTAAGACTGGGCCTCACCACGGTGTTATTATAAAAGGGTAGGAGTATGTTACCAAACCTAATC harbors:
- the LOC135623548 gene encoding probable xyloglucan endotransglucosylase/hydrolase protein 32 — translated: MALLLLLLSSILISMLHWSSGQPSPGYYPSHRFKPLPGFYHGYSNLWGPQHQTVSGDQSSATIWLDRNSGSGFKSNRPYRSGYFAASIKLQAGYTAGVITAFYLSNNQVHPGFHDEVDIEFMGNTPGKPYRLQTNVYIRGSGDSRYVGREMKFHLWFDPTADFHNYAILWNPDEIIFFVDDIPIRRYPRKSENTFPMRPMWMYGTIWDASSWATDRGKYRVDYRYQPFVARFTRFIIRGCSAYAPSSCRQAPSSQSGSGLSPQQYAAMQWAQSNYMVYNYCMDPKRDHALTPECWG